From the Mesorhizobium koreense genome, the window AGATGGCCTTCCACGCGCAGACCACCGACAAGGTGCTTCTGTTCTCCACCGGCGGCAAGTTCTTCACCATCGGCGCCGACCGGCTGCCCGGCGGCCGCGGCCATGGCGAGCCGGTCAGGCTCATCGTCGACATGGAGAACGACCAGGACATCGCCACCGCTTTCATCTTCCAGGGTGGCCGCAAGCTCCTGCTTGCCAGCCATCAAGGCTACGGCTTCGTCGTGCCGGAGGACGAGCTTGTCGCCAACACCCGCAAGGGCAGACAGGTGATGAACGTAAAGACGCCCGATGAGGCGCAGATGGCGATCTTCGTCGAGGGCGACCATGTCGCCGTCATCGGCGAGAACCGGAAGCTGCTCGTCTTCCCGCTCGACCAGCTTGCCGAAATGACGCGCGGTAAGGGCGTACGGCTGCAGCGCTACAAGGATGGCGGCCTCGCCGACATCAAGACGTTTTCGCTCGCCGACGGCCTCACCTGGCAGGATTCATCCAGCCGAACCTTCACCCGGCCGAAGGAAGAACTCACCGAATGGCTGGGCGACAGGGCGCAGGCCGGACGGATGGCGCCGAAGGGTTTTCCGCGGACGGGGAAGTTCGGGTGAGGACAAGCGGCTAGGGAGAGCAGATTAGGGTGATGCTTCGCAAGGCAACCCCGGAGCGATTGAGCGCGTTTTCCGACGGGGTCTTTGCGGTGCTTATTACGGTGCTGGTCCTGGACTTGCGGCCGCCCGAACATCCCACCTTCGTGGCGTTGCTGTCGCTCTGGCCCACATGGCTGAGTTATGCGGTGAGTTACCTGTTCATCGCTATTGTGTGGGTCAATCATCACTATCTGATGCGCTATGCCACGGAGGCGACCCATCGGCTCTTATGGTTCAATTTTGCTCACCTGTTTTCCATGTCGCTGCTTCCACTCGCTACGGCATGGATGGCTGTGAGTGAGCTTGCACCGCAGCCGGTCGCCTTTTACGCGGCGGTATTCTTCCTCGTGAACGCGACGTATATCTGCCTGATCTGGGAACTTGTCGGACCCGGTTCCGGCAACGAGGCTCCAATACCAGGGCGGAAGATCATGCGTTTCCGCGCCATCGTTACGTTATGCTTTTTCGGCGCAGCCGCGGCGATCGCATTGCGATACCCGCTTGTCGGGCTGGGTATCTGTGTCCTTTGCCTGATCGGCTATCTTCGACCCGAGCCCACATATGGGAAACCACTGGACTAGGCTGTCGGCCGAGCAGGACGTGGATAAATCTACGCCGGTTTGTCTCCCAACCTGTTCATATTCCTGCCTTTCCGTATTTTCTTCTCTCGCTTTCTCCACGCCTCCTGCCCTTCATCCATAATCCCGTCAGTTCCTCCCATCGGGAACACCGATCATGACGGTGATTGCGTGGGGAGGAGCCGGCGCCTCCGCCTTGATGCCGACGTGGCATTGCGGCCGGGGAGGTCCCGTCTGGAGGTTCCCCTGGGGGCACTATGACCCCTGCGTGCCGGTAGAAGGTACACAGACCCCGGGGCGAGCGCTGACCCTGTTCGGAGCGACTACCCTTCGGCAGGTTCAGGGTGAGGCTCGGGGAGCAGCGGAACAGGCGGGAACAGAAATCGCCGGACGGGCGGCCGCAAGGTCGCACGTAATTTACTAGATGAGCGAGCCTGCGGCCGCCTGTCTTCCCGAATGTGCTTGCGTTAAAGGTGCCATTGGCTTAGGCATAGCAGTACCGTAACGTACGGTACGGAATAATCCGGGCAGCCGCGATGGAGATGGATCAGCTCACGGAGCGCCAGAAGGACGTGCTCGATGCGGCGCTCGCGCTCATGATGGAGGCGGGCGACCAGCTCACCATGGCGGGCGTGGCGCGGCGGGCGAGCTGCTCCAAGGAGACGCTCTACAAATGGTTCGGCGACCGCGACGGGCTCCTGACCGCGACGGTCCAGTGGCAGGCGTCGAAGGTGCGTGTCGAGCCGGTCGATCGCGCGAGGCTCGACCTTGCCGGGCTGGCTTCGGTGCTGAAGAGATTCGCCGCCGACTGGCTGCGGGTCGTCTCCAGTCCGACTTCGATCGCGCTCAACCGATTGGCGGTCGCGCATGCCGGATCCGACAAGCCCGGCCTTGGGGCGATCGTCCTCGAAAACGGGCGCTTCGCCCTTGCGCGGCGGCTGAAGCCGGTGCTTGAAGCGGGGCGGGAGAAGGGGCTTCTCGTCTTTGACGACGCGGAGGCGGCCTTCCGCACATTCTTCGGGCTGGTCGCCCGCGACGTACAGATGCGATTGCTTTTGGGCGACCCGATGAAATTGACTGAAGCGGAGATCGTCGGCGATGCCGCCGAGGCGACGCGGCAGTTCCTCGCTCTTTATGGAGGCGATGAGGAATGAATGGTGCGTCCTTCGAGGCTCCGCTTCGCGGAGCACCTCAGGATGAGGGAGGCGGGTGCCGCCGGCTCAGCCCTGGCATGCTGAAGGGTGGGGGAGGTCAGCGCCAGCCGCCCTCATCCTGAGATGCGAGCGAAGCGAGCCTCGAAGGACGCACGACCGGATTTGAAGTTCAACCAAAGGAAGGAAATGAAATGCGTGTCTATTACGATCGCGACGCCGATCTCAATCTGATCAAGGGCAAGAAGGTCGTCGTCATCGGCTATGGCAGCCAGGGCCGGGCGCATGCGCTCAACATGAAGGATTCGGGCGTCAAGGAAGTGGCCGTCGCGCTGCGTCCGGGCTCCGCTACCGCGAAGAAGGCCGAGGCCGACGGCTTCAAGGTGATGTCGGTCGCCGACGCCGCCAAATGGGCCGACCTCATGATGATGGCCACGCCCGACGAACTTCAGGGCGACATCTACAAGAACGAGATCGCGCCCAACATCCGCGACGGCGCCGCGATCGCCTTCGCCCACGGCCTCAACGTCCATTTCGGCCTGATCGAGCCGAAGGCGACGGTGGACGTCATCATGGTGGCGCCGAAGGGTCCCGGCCACACGGTGCGCTCGGAATACCAGCGCGGCGGCGGCGTGCCCTGCCTGGTCGCGGTCGCGCAGGACGCGTCCGGCAACGCGCTCGATCTCGGCCTCTCCTACGCCTCGGCCATCGGCGGCGGCCGCTCCGGCGTCATCGAGACGACCTTCCAGGAAGAGTGCGAGACCGACCTCTTCGGCGAGCAGGTGGTGCTCTGCGGCGGCCTGGTCGAGCTGATCCGCGCCGGCTTCGAGACGCTGGTCGAGGCCGGCTATGCGCCGGAAATGGCCTATTTCGAGTGCCTGCACGAGGTGAAGCTGATCGTCGACCTGATCTATGAGGGCGGCATCGCCAACATGAACTACTCGATCTCCAACACTGCCGAATGGGGCGAATACGTCTCCGGCCCGCGCATCATCACGGCCGATACCAAGGCGGAGATGAAGCGCGTGCTGAAGGACATCCAGAGCGGCAAGTTCACGTCGGAATGGATGCAGGAATACCGCTCCGGCCTCGCCCGCTTCAAGGCGACGCGCCGCCTGAACGACAGCCACCAGATCGAGGAAGTCGGCGAGAAGCTGCGCGGCATGATGCCGTGGATCTCCAAGAACAAGCTGGTCGACAAGGAACGGAACTAGCGGATCCAAGGGAACTGCCCGAAGGCCGAGCCGGAGGGCGGTTCCCTCTTTGCACGCTTCGACAGGCGTGTGATAGAATGTTCGTATGAACAGGACCGATGCCATTTTGAGATTGCGCCAGACGGAAGGTGCCGTTCGTAGCATGGGCGCAACCGCGCTTTATTTGTTCGGGTCAACAGTCCGCGATGAAGCGCAGCTTGCCAGCGATCTGGACATTTTCATCGACTATGACGCCGATCGGCGCTTTTCGCTTCTCGACCTGGTCGGCATCAAGCAGCATCTGGAGGAAGAGCTTGCCATGACGGTCGATATCACGACCCGCAACAGCCTTCATCCGATGCTGCGGGCCGACATCGAGCAATCAGCCATTCGCGTATTCTGATGGCGAAGCGGAAAGTCGGGCCGGTTCTGGCCGAAATCCGCGAGGCCATCGAAGGCATCGAAACTTACACGGCAGGTAAGACGCTGGCCGATTTTCAGCGCGATTGGCTGTTGCGGCTGGCAGTTCAAAGGGCTCTTGAGATCATTTCGGAAGCAGCCAGGCATATGCCGGACGAACTTCTGGCTCAGGCTTCCGGTGTTCCGTGGAAAAAGATACGTGGGATCGGCAATGTCTTGCGGCACGAGTACCACAAGATTGCCGATGACGTGATCTGGGCCGTCGTGGTCGAAAACATCGGCCCGCTGAAAACGGCCATCGATATCATCAGCCAACACATATCGGGGGAGTAGTCAGTGTCTCGTGCGTCGCGGGCCTTTTGCGGCATGTCGCAAACAGGCTGCAATCGCGCTGCACCGATCTGTAGTTTTCCCGCAAATTGAACTCGGAGCAGCGGGCAATGGCGGAATTTCCGAAGCATGCGAAGGTCGTCATCATCGGGCTGGGCGGCATCGTCGGCGCCTCGGTGGCGCACCATCTGGTCGAGCGCGGTTGGGACGACATCGTCGGCATCGACAAGTCCGGCATTCCGACCGATATCGGCTCGACCGCACATGCCTCCGATTTCTGCTACGCCACCAGCCACGATTTCCTGTCTTGCTGGACGACGCTCTATTCCGTCGATTTCTACGAGAAGATGGGCCATTACGCCCGTGTTGGCGGGCTGGAGGTGGCGCGTGTCGACGACGATGCGCGGATGGATGAGATCAAGCGCAAGGTCGCGTCGGGCAAGGCGTTCGGCACCAATGTGCGGCTGGTCGGCCCGGCCGAGATCAAGGAAAAATTCCCGCTGATCGAGGAAGACAAGGTGCAGGGCGGCATGTGGGATCCGGATGCCGGCCTAGTCATTCCCCGCTCGCAGACGGTCGCCGGCAAGCTGGTCGACCAGGCGGAGAAGGCCGGCAAGCTGAAGGCCTTCGCCAACACGCCCGCGAAATCG encodes:
- a CDS encoding TetR/AcrR family transcriptional regulator C-terminal domain-containing protein produces the protein MDQLTERQKDVLDAALALMMEAGDQLTMAGVARRASCSKETLYKWFGDRDGLLTATVQWQASKVRVEPVDRARLDLAGLASVLKRFAADWLRVVSSPTSIALNRLAVAHAGSDKPGLGAIVLENGRFALARRLKPVLEAGREKGLLVFDDAEAAFRTFFGLVARDVQMRLLLGDPMKLTEAEIVGDAAEATRQFLALYGGDEE
- the ilvC gene encoding ketol-acid reductoisomerase, encoding MRVYYDRDADLNLIKGKKVVVIGYGSQGRAHALNMKDSGVKEVAVALRPGSATAKKAEADGFKVMSVADAAKWADLMMMATPDELQGDIYKNEIAPNIRDGAAIAFAHGLNVHFGLIEPKATVDVIMVAPKGPGHTVRSEYQRGGGVPCLVAVAQDASGNALDLGLSYASAIGGGRSGVIETTFQEECETDLFGEQVVLCGGLVELIRAGFETLVEAGYAPEMAYFECLHEVKLIVDLIYEGGIANMNYSISNTAEWGEYVSGPRIITADTKAEMKRVLKDIQSGKFTSEWMQEYRSGLARFKATRRLNDSHQIEEVGEKLRGMMPWISKNKLVDKERN
- a CDS encoding nucleotidyltransferase family protein, coding for MNRTDAILRLRQTEGAVRSMGATALYLFGSTVRDEAQLASDLDIFIDYDADRRFSLLDLVGIKQHLEEELAMTVDITTRNSLHPMLRADIEQSAIRVF
- a CDS encoding HepT-like ribonuclease domain-containing protein, which encodes MAKRKVGPVLAEIREAIEGIETYTAGKTLADFQRDWLLRLAVQRALEIISEAARHMPDELLAQASGVPWKKIRGIGNVLRHEYHKIADDVIWAVVVENIGPLKTAIDIISQHISGE
- a CDS encoding TMEM175 family protein, which encodes MLRKATPERLSAFSDGVFAVLITVLVLDLRPPEHPTFVALLSLWPTWLSYAVSYLFIAIVWVNHHYLMRYATEATHRLLWFNFAHLFSMSLLPLATAWMAVSELAPQPVAFYAAVFFLVNATYICLIWELVGPGSGNEAPIPGRKIMRFRAIVTLCFFGAAAAIALRYPLVGLGICVLCLIGYLRPEPTYGKPLD